GGCCGCGGAATCCTCCGGACTCCACGCCCCGCGCCTCGATGAACGCCTTGAAACGCCGCAGGTCGCCCTTCACCTGCCGGTCGACGATGCCCAGGGCGCCGGCGACCTTCTCACCCAGCCCGTCCGGCTCGAAGTCCATCGCCATCATCACCCGCGTGTGGGTGGCGTCGATCATCTGGAACGACACCACCCCGGACTGGTGCGTATCGCCGCCGGTCGTCCGCCAGGCGACGTGGTCGTCGGGGACCTGGTCCACGATCTCGGTGTCGAACTCCCGCGACACGCCGGCCACCCTCGTCCTCCAGTGGCTCCGGCGGTCGTCGATCTGGGTGATCTCCTCCACGCCGTCCATGAACTTCGGGAAGTCCTCGAACTGGGTCCACTGGTTGTAGGCGGTGTTGACCGGGACGGCCACGTCGATCGATTCCTGCACGGTGCTCATTGCTCGCGCCCTCTCTTCCGTTCGGCTTCGTCGGTCCACCGGCGCCTGCCCCCACGGCCCGCAGCCATACCGTCCCCCCGGGGATTTCCCTCGGCGTCGGCGTTCGATCGACCGGTCGTCCGGGAGCCCCGCCCACCGGGCCACCCGGGAATCAGGGCACACCGAGGGCCCGGATGGCATCCCTCGCATGCGGACTCCCGCATCCCGGGCCACGGTGGAAGGATGAACGTCGTCTTCGTCCTGGAACTGGACGTCCCCACCAACGTGCGGCTCCTCGGCCCCGGGCAGGAACCTGCCGACCCCCGGGGCCGGTCCGCCGCGCACACGTCGCCGCCACGGATCCCGATGCCCCCGGGGTCCGCGGTGCCGTCACGCTGTGCGGCCTGCCGACCCGGGACATGCCGTCGGGGCCGTCCGGGGCCACCGCCCCGGACGAGCCACCGCCTGCCCTGCGCTGGCAGACCTGCAGCATCTGCCGGATCTCCCGCAGCGACACCCCCGCCCCGCAGCCGGGCCCTCCGGCGCAGGCAGCCGACGACGTCACCACTGGTACCCGAAGCCCCGACCGTGGCCGAAGCCGGCGCGCGCGCAGGAGGCCCCGACCGTAACGTCAGGACAGTCGCGCCGGTCAGGCCGTCGGCCCCGACGGGCCGACAGGAGGTGATCAGGGTGGGCGGTCCGGGCGTGGACGCGGTGTCCGACGCGGCGGCCGGGGAGGGTGACGCCCTGCTGGGCGCGGTCCTCGCCGCAGTGCTGGAGGCTTCGCACGATGCCGCACCGCGGGACGTCCCCGCCCTGATCCGAGCAGCGGGGCGGGCCCTGGGTCTGCTGCGGGCGGAGGTGTACCTGGCCGATCTGCAGCAACGCCTGCTGGTGCCGCTGCCCGATCCGCACATGCGCAAGCCGGCCGGTGCGTTGGACGTGGACGGCACGCTGGCCGGGCGGGCCTACCGCCTGCGTCGCACCGAGGCGGCCCCGGGCTCCCCGGGCGTGGGTTGGGTCCCGCTGGTCGACGGGATCGAACGCATCGGGGTGCTGAAGGTGGTGGCCGAGGCCGGGGAAGGCCGCCTGCTCGCCCGTGCCCAGGCGCTCGCCTCCCTGGTGACATTGATCGTCGTGTCGAAGAGCACGTTCAGCGACGTGTTCGTCCGCACCGTCCGGACCCGGCCCATGAGTCTGCAGTCCGAACTGCTGTGGGCGTTCGTGCCGCCCCGCACGATCGGCACCCGCACGGTCACCTCCAGCGCTCTCCTCGAACCGGCCTACGACGTGGCCGGGGACGCGTTCGACCACAGTCTGGCCGGCGATCTGCTCCACCTGACGGTCGTCGACGCGATGGGGCACGATCTCGCCTCAGGTGGTGCCAGCGCCGTCGCTCTCGCTGCCTGCCGCTCGACGCGCCGGGCCGACGGCACGCCCACGGACATCGCCGAGGCCATCGACGGCGCGCTGACGCGCTGGATCCCCGACCGACTGCTGACCGCGGTGATCGCCGACCTCGACACCGCCACCGGGCTGCTCTCCTGGGTCAACTGTGGCCATCCTCCCCCGCTGCTGATCCGGGCCGGCCGTGTGGTGCCCGGCGCGCTCGAGCGCCGGACGCACCTCCCGCTCGGACTCGGCGGCGATTTCGCACCGGTGCCGCTGCACCGGGCGCGGCTGCAGCCGGACGACCGGGTCCTCATCCACACCGACGGCGTGACCGAGGCCCGTTCAACCACCGGCGACCTCTTCGGCGAGGAGCGCCTCATCGACACGGTCGTGCGCGCCACCAGCACCGGCGAGCGGGCTCCCGAGGCCCTCCGACGTCTCATGAACGCGCTCCTGGCCCACCGCGACCACGACCTGCGGGACGACGCCACGGTCATGCTCGTCGAATGGCACCCCGGATCGTGAGGGCAGCGCCCCGGCACGCCCGGATGGCCGCTCGGCCCCGCCGCCCCTCTCCCCCACCGTGCGCCGGGTGGCCAGGCAGCCCGTCCGCCGGCCACGACGGGCCGGTACGCGAAGGGTTCGTCCCCCCGACGCCGGGCAGGCGCTTCTCGGGCCGACCGGGGCGGTCGGCAATCCGCGTGCAGGCAGGTGAGCATGATGAGGATCGACCCCACCGATCCGGCCGGACACGGCCCGGCGCCGACGGTCGCGAGGCCGGAAGGTTCCCCTCTCCCGGGCGGGCCGCAGCGGACCGGCCCGCGGCCCGGTGGCACGGGACCGGACGACGCCGGGTCCCGCCCGAACGGCAACGATGCCGACGACGGCCGGCCAGGCCGCAGCGAGGGCGGGACGACCGTCTCGGAGGAAGCCGTGGCCAAGATCGTCGGCACCGCGGCCCGTGAGGTCCCCGGCGTCCACGATCTCGGCGGCGGGCCCGGCCCCGAGCAGGGCGTGCAGGTGGAGGTCGGCCGACGACAGGCAGCCGCCGACCTCGACCTCGTCATCGAGTACGGCGCCTCCGTCCCCGAACTGGCGACGGCCGTGCGGGCCCGGGTGGTCTCCGCCGTGGAAGACATGACCGGTCTGGAGGTCGTCGAGGTGAACCTCCGTGTCACCGACGTGCACCTGCCGCAGGACGACGTCCCGGAGGGCAAGGGCCGACGCGTCCTCTGACCGTCCCCGGAGGAACGCGGACCATGGAGCGCGCGGCGCCGGGTCCACGGAGGCACACCGGTGCCGGGGCTCATCGGCAGGCAGGCCGGAGCAGGGGGTGCCCTGCGAGGGTTGGAGCAGCACGGACAGGACAGACGCGGAGTATGGCGACTGTGCACGAGGAGAACGAGCGCACGTACGACGGCGCCCTCCAGGGACGGCTGTCGGCGGCCTCACTGCCGCAGGTGGCAGCGGTCCGGTCGGGCGGCACCGAGACTCTCGACGCCGTCTACTTCGACACGGAGGATCTCCGGCTGCTGCGCCGGGGGATCACCCTGCGCCGACGTGCGGGAGGCCACGACGCCGGCTGGCACCTCAAGACGCCGGGCGGGAACGGAACCCGCACCGAGATCCGGCTGCCGCTGGACGGAGGCGACTCGCCTCCACCCGAGCTGGTGGCCAGGACCCGCACGGATGCCCGCGGATCCGCGCTGGCCGCGGTGGCCCACCTGCGGACCAGGCGGGACCTGACCCTGCTGGTCGGCGCCGACGGCCGCACCCTGGCGGAAGTGGCGCGGGACACCGTCTCCGCCGAACTGCCGGGCTCCTCCGGGCCGCCGGCCCGCGGCGCGGGGCGGAGCGCCGGTGACACGCAGTGGGTGGAGACCGAGGTGGAACTGGCCGAGGGAGACCCGGAGCTGCTCGACACGGTGGAGGCGGCCCTCGCCGAGCACGGGCTGCACCTGTCGTCCTCCCCCTCCAAGCTCGGCCGCGTCCTGCGCGGTCGCCTGCCCGAGGGCCCCGACGGCAACCGCGCCGCGGCACCCGCGCGCCCGCTCCACCCCACCCGCTCCCTCGGGGACGCGGTGACGGCCTACCTGCGCGACCAGGTCGCGGGGCTGCGGGCGCTCGACCCGGCCGTTCGGCTCGACGAACCGGACTCCGTGCACCGCATGCGGGTCCACGTCCGCCGACTGCGCAGTGCACTCGCCGCCCACCGCCGGATCCTGCGCAAACACGCGACGGATCGGCTCGACCAGGAGCTCCGGTGGTGGGGGAAGGTCCTCGGACGGGCCAGGGACGCCGAGGTTCTCGGCGCATCGCTCACCGCCGGGGCCGACGACCTCCCGGCTGACGCCCATCCCGCCCGGACCGGGCAGCTGCTCGCCTCGCATTTCGCCCGGCGCTACGACGAGGCACATGCCGCCGCGGTGGAGGCCATGGACAGCCCGCGCTACTTCGCCCTGCTGGACGCCCTGGAACGGCTGGCCGACGACCCGCCGCTGCGCCGCCGCGCCCGCAAGGGCCGGGCGCAGGCACGCCGCATGCTGCGGCGGCAACGGCGGCGGACGACCGAGCGGCTCGGCAGCGCACTCGGCCTTCCCCCGGGGCCGAAGCGCGACCGGGCCCTGCACCGGGCCCGCAAGGCGGCCAAGCGGGCCCGCTACGCGGCCGAGAGCGTCCTCCCCCTCACCGAGCGCCGGGCCGCGCAGCTCCGCAAGCGGATGAAGAAGGTCCAGCAGCCGCTCGGCAGCCACCAGGACGGCGTCATGCGCGAGCAGGCACTGCGCGCCCTCGCATCGCGACCGTCGACCGCCGCCCCGGAGGCCTTCGGCCTCGGAGTTCTGCACGCAGCCCAGCGCCGCCACCAGCGCCGCGACCTCGAAGCCGCCGCGAGGGCGTACAAGCGCCTGCGCAGCTGACCGGTCCCACCGCGCCACTCGTGAGGAGAACCGATGAGCGGCATCGCGATCTCGCACGACCGCATCACCACCGGCCAGGTCACCGGCCGGGTCAGCGGCACCGCCCCGGTGGGCCGCACCCGCTCGGCGGGTACGCTCCGATGACGCATCGTTACGATCTCGTGGGACGGCTGCTCGGCGCCCACCTGCTCGGCCCGCAGGCCGCCGCCCTCGTGCAACCGTTGGTCCTCGCCATGACCAGCGGCATGACCGCCCAAGAGGTCACCCACCGGCCGCTGTGGATCCACCCCGCCCTGACCGAAGTGGTACAGAACACCCTGCTCGCCCTGGGAGCTGAACCGCAGTGAGGAAGCCCGTTCCGGACAGTTCTCGGCGATGAGGGAACCGGTCCGCATCGCGGTGAGCAGCCTCGTCGGCCGCCCCGTGAGGCGGCGAACGGTGTGGCGGATGAAAGGCCTCGGGACGCCTCCGTGTGGCGGGAGCTCCCGGGTCATGCCGGACCACGGCGACACCTCGAGGTCGCGACGGCAGGCCAGGTGGGGGGAGTCGGCACTGGTCCTCCTGCCGGCTCCGGCGATCCGACGACAGCGGCGAATGGCCCCTCCCCCAGTAACGGTAGGTTCGCCGCCGGACCCGGTGTCCGAATTCCGGGGCGGCTGTACATGCGTGCGCCGCCTGCTGAGGACTCGTCAGTCCGACGTGAAGGCCGTTGTCGAGGGAGCGCTCCGTTGGACGCCGACCGTGGAATTCTCGGCCGGCGCACCGCGTACGACGGGCTGCCGCCGTTGCGCGGGAGCGAGGCGGGTCTGCCGGTGGCCCACCCGTTCGGGGACATCGCGAGGGGCGGTTCGTCACCCCTGGCGGCGGCCGGCTGACCGCCGTTGAGACCACCGGACACCACTGGATCACGCTCGATCATCCGGGCTGCGACGCGCAGACCACGCTGGCCAAGGACCAGGCGTCCAAGCGGCTCGCGCTCGCGGCGGAGGCGTCCTGCCTGCTCGCCGGCTGCACCCGCTCGGCCCGGTTCGCGCCCGGGAACGTCTATCGGTCCTTCCAGTTCCTGTACGGGAGCATCGACCGGCGGGCGTTCGTCCGGGCGCTGCTCACGATCGAGGTGGGCGATCACGGGCCCGTCGACCGGCTCGAGGCCTCCGCCATCGCGGCCGCCGGCCCGCCCGCGGCGATCGTGGACCACCTGGACGCGACCGCCGCGGTCGGCGTCGCCGTCCGCGCGGACGAGGCCCATTCCGTCCAACCCGGCCCCGGCGGATGGCAGGCCCTGGGACAGGCCCCGGACTGACGGCGGTCAGTCGCCGACGAACCACAGATACCGGTGCGGACCCTCCAGCACGACCTGCCCGAGGATGCGGACCTCGTCCACCCACGGCCCGCGCAGCTCGTCCGGGAGCCGGTCCAACTCACTGATCAGCACCGGGACCTGGCGTTGGTTGAAGACCGCTTCGGCATACGGGAGCAGGCCGCCCAGCATGGGGAAGCCCGCCTGCTCCAGGCCGGCAAGGGCCCCGGACCAGGCCAAGCCGCAAACTGCCCTGGCCAGAATCTCCCCGGACTCCGACCTCACCTGCATAGTGATCACCCGCAGACGCTATCCGGCCGATGCGCTCACGAACACGAAATATCTGGATGACGTTTCCCCAGGCCCCGGCCCTGCCGCCGGGAACGGTGCGGAGCCGGGCTGCGTCCCTTCCAGGGAGCCGGGCGAGGAAGGGGAAACTGTGCGTCAGGAACGGCAGAGGGCCGACGACATGGCCGCCGAGGCGGGTCTGGGCCGGTACGTACGGTTCGCCAGTCCGAGTTACAACGACGAGATGTGGTTCTTCGTGCCGGTCGGCGGCGCGTCCGCTGCCGGCGGGGTCCTCGGTCTCCTGCGGCACGGCTCCTCCTGGCTTGCGGTGTCCTTCTTCTGGAGCGTGCTGCTCGTCGGTGTGGGGCTGGTCCTGATGACGTATCTGGACACCTTCTCCCGGCGCCCGGGTGGGCCGGCTCCCAGGCTGTACTGCTACGAGCACGGCCTGGTGGCCGGCAGGCGGGGCGTGCTGCGCGCACTGCGGTGGGAGGACGTCCGCCTCGACAGCCGCGCGTGGGAGTACTGGAGCGCAGGGGACCACTACTCCGGAGAGGCACGTACGCTGACCGCACCTGACGGCACCGTGCTGGCAGCGTTCCACGGCGACGAACCCGCCCGCGCCGGGGCCTTCCAGCTGGCGCAACTGCGCAAGGCCGCACTCAAGCGGCTCGAGGACACCCCCGAGGAGCCTCACCCCAGCTGACCCGGCCCTCCGGACACCGACTTGCCGGTCGTGCTCATTCCACCCGCGGCATTGCCTGGCCGCGCCCCTGCCACCATCAAACCCGGCCGAGTGCCGAAGGCTGGTCGCCGCCGGACACCGGGGCACCCAGGACCGCGTCCGTTGAGCCGCTGGCGATCCGCGCCGGACGACGCCCCGAGTGCGCGCAGCAGGCGACGGACGAGGGTGGCGGAGATGCCGGAGGAACCTGCGATGCTCCGGGCGGGACACACCGCGGCAAACCAGGCGCGCCGGCGCTGCCGCCAGGCACCGGACTGACGGCCCCTCGGCACGGCGGGGCCTCCAGGACAGGAACCTGGCCTTTGGCATCCGCGGCCGGAACGCTCGCAGGTGCGCGTCGGGCGGGTCAGGTGGTCGGGGGCGGCTGCCAGGACGTGGGGTCGGCGCTGCGCGCACCTGGTCGCTCGCCACTGGCCGCCCCGCCGACGGGCCCGAACCGGAACCTGGGACCGGGGCCGAGCGCGCCGAGCTTCCATGGTCATGTACTGCGGTCAAGGTGCTCCGGGTCACGGGTCTGTCCCGGCGGTCGGCGAATGCATCGGCAGTGCGGGGCGGCGGTGTGATTGGGCGTCAGGGCAGGTCGGCGGCGGGGCGCGGCACGGCACGCGGGCAGCGGAGCGGGTCGATTGCGGCCGTACATGTCACAGCACTGTCCTGGGGGCGGCCCGGGCGGAACGGTTCGTCCGGGCCGGCGGTCCTGATCTTCGGAAACCCGCTCGCACCGAGCACCAGGCACCGCCACCCCGACCGGAGGAACACCATGCACGTCCGCAAGCTCGCCTTCGCCGCCCTGGCCGTCACCGCCGCCCTCTCGCTCACCGCCTGCCAGGACGACCAGGCGGGCACCGCGGCCGGCGCCCCGACCGCGTCCACCGCCGTCTCCCCCACCGGCGGTCCGGCCTCGGACAGCCCGACTTCGGGCACTGGGACCTCGGGCGGCCCCGGGAAGGGCAGCACCCCGCCCACCGCCGCACCGGCCGGCTCCACCGGGGCCGGGAAGGCCGCCAAGTGCCGAACCGCCGACCTGACCATCACCGCCGCGGACCGCACCATCACGGGCGACGCCGACAACACCGTCGTGGTCGAGCTGAAGAACCACAGCGGCAAGGACTGCACCCTTGCCGGGTACGCGGGCGTCGACCTCAAGACCTCGGCCGGCACACTGTCCGCGAAGCGGTCCGGCGAACCGGTCGTCGCGGGCACCCTGAAGAACGGCAAGTCGACGTACTTCGGCATCAGTTACCCGGCCAACACCTCGGGCGGCTCCGGCGTCCGGATCACCGGCCTGGTGGTGACCCCGCCGGACGAGACCCACCCGGTCACCCTGTCCTGGCCCGGCGCCGGCTCGCTGCCCGTCACGGACGGCAGCGGCTCCCCGGTGAAGATCGGCCCGATGGGAAGCGCCGGCCAGGGCGAGTGACCGCGGGCGCCCGTCCGGGCCCGCCCCTCGGGGGCGGCTTCCGCCGCCGGGGATCGGCGCCGGACCGCCGCCTACAGGCCCGGCCAGGTGAGTGCTGACGGCTTCCCGGAGACGGGCCCGATGTTGCGCTGCCTTCGGCCGGCGTCACCCCTGTCGGCATCCGAGAGGGGTGAGCCCGAGAGCCCGTGCTCTGCCTGCAGCCCCGTCAGGCGACGATCCGGCGCCTGCCCGCCCGGCGGCGCGGGTACGGGAAGAGCCGCGGAGAGCGTTTGGCGGCCACATCCTCGACCCAGCCGAAGGTCAGCACCAACAGGCCGAGCAGCGGGATCGCCACCAGCAGCGTGAACCATTGGCTGGTCAGCAGCCATTGGAAGTGCTTGTAGACGAAATCGACGCCCCAGAGGGGATCGATCAGCGGGACGGCGACCAGCAGCGCGGTCTCGTGCCAGAGGTAGACGCTCACGGCACGCGAGTTGAGGAGACTGACCAGGCCGTTCCAGCGTTCCAGCGGTCTGGGCCACCGGTCCCAGGAGGGGCTGACATGGAGCAGGAGGGCGACGAAGCCCAAGGACCACAGGGCCTGGGCGATCGGCCAGCTCTCGATGTCGGTCGGCTCCGACGGATCGACGGGCCGGGTCTGCAGGTACCACCAGGCCGCCGCCATGACGAACGGCGCGAGGGACGGCAGGATGTACGGCGACATCCTCTTGAGCAGCCCCTCCTGGTGGGCCATGCCGAGGATCCAGCAGGATCCGAAGGTCGCGAAGTCGTTGGCGGTCTCCCAGACCCGACCGTAGATGAACTCCTGGTCGGCGAAGAACGTGTTCATGACGATCACCATCGCCAGGGGGTGAACAGCGTCACCACCGGGAAGCGTCGCAGTGCCCGGAGCATCAGCGGTGAGAGCAGGACGTACCACAGGTAGGCCCGCAGGTACCAGAGCGGGACGACGAGCTGCTCGGCCCAGGTGTGTTCCACGTGGTGATGGAAACCGGCCAGGCCCTCCGCGTACGGAGGAGTGCTCAGCGGCAGGAGCCAGAACGCCATCTTGCCCCACCACCAGGAGGGGTGGCCCTCGGACTGCGGGCCCCAGCCGTCGAGGATCTGGAGGGTGATCATGATGCCGCCGAACAGCCACATGGGCGGCAGCAGCCGGCGCAGTCGGCCGCGGATCACCCCGAGCGCGGGACGGTCGAGCGAGCGGGTCATCAGCGAACCGGCCAGCGCGAACATCACGCCCATCGACGGGAAGACGAGGGGCAGCAGGAACCAGCCGAAGTTGTGGTAGAGCACCACGCGCACCAACGCCAGTGCGCGCAGCAGGTCGAGATAGCGGTCCCGGCCGCCCTTGCGCCCGGACGGTGCCGCCGCCGGTGGCTCCTGTCGCAGAACGGCGGGGACCCTCAACC
The Kitasatospora paranensis genome window above contains:
- a CDS encoding SRPBCC family protein; the encoded protein is MSTVQESIDVAVPVNTAYNQWTQFEDFPKFMDGVEEITQIDDRRSHWRTRVAGVSREFDTEIVDQVPDDHVAWRTTGGDTHQSGVVSFQMIDATHTRVMMAMDFEPDGLGEKVAGALGIVDRQVKGDLRRFKAFIEARGVESGGFRGRL
- a CDS encoding PP2C family protein-serine/threonine phosphatase — its product is MGGPGVDAVSDAAAGEGDALLGAVLAAVLEASHDAAPRDVPALIRAAGRALGLLRAEVYLADLQQRLLVPLPDPHMRKPAGALDVDGTLAGRAYRLRRTEAAPGSPGVGWVPLVDGIERIGVLKVVAEAGEGRLLARAQALASLVTLIVVSKSTFSDVFVRTVRTRPMSLQSELLWAFVPPRTIGTRTVTSSALLEPAYDVAGDAFDHSLAGDLLHLTVVDAMGHDLASGGASAVALAACRSTRRADGTPTDIAEAIDGALTRWIPDRLLTAVIADLDTATGLLSWVNCGHPPPLLIRAGRVVPGALERRTHLPLGLGGDFAPVPLHRARLQPDDRVLIHTDGVTEARSTTGDLFGEERLIDTVVRATSTGERAPEALRRLMNALLAHRDHDLRDDATVMLVEWHPGS
- a CDS encoding Asp23/Gls24 family envelope stress response protein translates to MRIDPTDPAGHGPAPTVARPEGSPLPGGPQRTGPRPGGTGPDDAGSRPNGNDADDGRPGRSEGGTTVSEEAVAKIVGTAAREVPGVHDLGGGPGPEQGVQVEVGRRQAAADLDLVIEYGASVPELATAVRARVVSAVEDMTGLEVVEVNLRVTDVHLPQDDVPEGKGRRVL
- a CDS encoding CYTH and CHAD domain-containing protein, whose amino-acid sequence is MATVHEENERTYDGALQGRLSAASLPQVAAVRSGGTETLDAVYFDTEDLRLLRRGITLRRRAGGHDAGWHLKTPGGNGTRTEIRLPLDGGDSPPPELVARTRTDARGSALAAVAHLRTRRDLTLLVGADGRTLAEVARDTVSAELPGSSGPPARGAGRSAGDTQWVETEVELAEGDPELLDTVEAALAEHGLHLSSSPSKLGRVLRGRLPEGPDGNRAAAPARPLHPTRSLGDAVTAYLRDQVAGLRALDPAVRLDEPDSVHRMRVHVRRLRSALAAHRRILRKHATDRLDQELRWWGKVLGRARDAEVLGASLTAGADDLPADAHPARTGQLLASHFARRYDEAHAAAVEAMDSPRYFALLDALERLADDPPLRRRARKGRAQARRMLRRQRRRTTERLGSALGLPPGPKRDRALHRARKAAKRARYAAESVLPLTERRAAQLRKRMKKVQQPLGSHQDGVMREQALRALASRPSTAAPEAFGLGVLHAAQRRHQRRDLEAAARAYKRLRS
- a CDS encoding DUF6420 family protein is translated as MSRERSVGRRPWNSRPAHRVRRAAAVARERGGSAGGPPVRGHREGRFVTPGGGRLTAVETTGHHWITLDHPGCDAQTTLAKDQASKRLALAAEASCLLAGCTRSARFAPGNVYRSFQFLYGSIDRRAFVRALLTIEVGDHGPVDRLEASAIAAAGPPAAIVDHLDATAAVGVAVRADEAHSVQPGPGGWQALGQAPD
- a CDS encoding DUF4232 domain-containing protein, encoding MHVRKLAFAALAVTAALSLTACQDDQAGTAAGAPTASTAVSPTGGPASDSPTSGTGTSGGPGKGSTPPTAAPAGSTGAGKAAKCRTADLTITAADRTITGDADNTVVVELKNHSGKDCTLAGYAGVDLKTSAGTLSAKRSGEPVVAGTLKNGKSTYFGISYPANTSGGSGVRITGLVVTPPDETHPVTLSWPGAGSLPVTDGSGSPVKIGPMGSAGQGE
- a CDS encoding acyltransferase, whose translation is MTAPTDLTWAQGDTLRLRVPAVLRQEPPAAAPSGRKGGRDRYLDLLRALALVRVVLYHNFGWFLLPLVFPSMGVMFALAGSLMTRSLDRPALGVIRGRLRRLLPPMWLFGGIMITLQILDGWGPQSEGHPSWWWGKMAFWLLPLSTPPYAEGLAGFHHHVEHTWAEQLVVPLWYLRAYLWYVLLSPLMLRALRRFPVVTLFTPWRW